In a genomic window of Cytobacillus sp. FSL H8-0458:
- the purE gene encoding 5-(carboxyamino)imidazole ribonucleotide mutase has protein sequence MSVQAAVIMGSKSDWETMKHACGILKELEIPFEKKVVSAHRTPDLMFEYAEQARDRGIKVIIAGAGGAAHLPGMVAAKTTLPVIGVPVQSKALNGLDSLLSIVQMPGGIPVATVAIGKAGATNAGLLAAQILGAFDITIAERLQSKRDKTKQEVLESSDELV, from the coding sequence ATGAGCGTACAAGCAGCAGTCATTATGGGAAGCAAGTCAGATTGGGAGACAATGAAGCACGCTTGCGGAATTCTGAAAGAGCTTGAAATCCCGTTTGAAAAGAAGGTTGTTTCAGCCCATCGGACTCCAGATCTTATGTTTGAATATGCTGAGCAGGCAAGGGACAGAGGGATTAAGGTTATTATTGCGGGTGCAGGCGGAGCGGCACATTTGCCTGGAATGGTAGCAGCGAAAACAACACTTCCTGTCATTGGAGTACCAGTGCAATCAAAGGCTCTAAATGGACTGGATTCATTGCTGTCCATTGTTCAGATGCCAGGCGGCATTCCGGTTGCAACTGTTGCGATTGGAAAAGCAGGCGCAACTAACGCCGGATTGCTGGCAGCACAAATCCTTGGCGCATTTGATATAACAATTGCAGAACGTCTTCAGTCCAAAAGAGATAAAACAAAACAGGAAGTACTGGAAAGCAGTGATGAACTTGTCTAA
- a CDS encoding NETI motif-containing protein: MSKGKNKMVFEVQENETIDQCLARIQKAGYIPVRRTEKPIFKEVKTGGKVDYEPAGRQIVFEAKRAEG; the protein is encoded by the coding sequence ATGAGCAAAGGCAAGAACAAAATGGTATTTGAGGTCCAGGAAAACGAAACGATTGACCAGTGCCTGGCCCGGATACAAAAGGCTGGATATATACCTGTTAGAAGGACTGAGAAGCCTATTTTTAAAGAAGTTAAGACAGGCGGCAAAGTCGATTATGAACCGGCTGGAAGGCAGATCGTTTTTGAGGCAAAACGAGCAGAAGGTTAA
- the purC gene encoding phosphoribosylaminoimidazolesuccinocarboxamide synthase, translating to MEKGALLYEGKAKKVYQTNDENIVWIEYKDSATAFNGEKKASISGKGRLNNEITSLLFLKLHELGIDSHFIKKLSETEQLVKKVDIIPLETVVRNVAAGSFSKRLGVEEGKELPRPIVEFYYKDDELGDPLLTEDHIEVLQLADKQEVTLLQEKALQVNAVLKDFFKDLGIKLVDFKLEFGKDESGQILLADEISPDTCRLWDIETNEKLDKDVFRRDLGNLTDAYENILARLGGQTVCTK from the coding sequence ATGGAAAAAGGAGCATTGTTATACGAAGGCAAAGCCAAAAAGGTATATCAGACAAACGATGAAAATATCGTCTGGATTGAATATAAAGATTCTGCAACAGCTTTTAATGGCGAGAAAAAGGCAAGCATCAGCGGCAAGGGCCGGCTGAATAATGAAATTACCAGTTTGCTATTTTTAAAGCTTCATGAGCTGGGAATTGATTCTCATTTTATTAAAAAGCTTTCGGAGACAGAACAGCTTGTGAAAAAAGTGGATATCATTCCGCTCGAAACAGTGGTCCGCAATGTTGCGGCGGGGAGCTTTTCTAAGAGATTGGGAGTTGAAGAAGGGAAAGAATTACCAAGACCGATTGTTGAGTTCTACTACAAAGATGATGAACTTGGTGATCCGCTGCTGACAGAAGATCATATTGAAGTTCTTCAACTGGCTGATAAGCAGGAAGTTACCCTTTTACAAGAAAAAGCACTACAAGTTAATGCCGTTTTAAAAGACTTTTTCAAAGACCTGGGCATTAAACTAGTAGATTTCAAGCTGGAGTTTGGTAAAGATGAATCTGGCCAAATTTTGCTGGCTGATGAGATTTCGCCAGATACCTGCAGGCTTTGGGATATTGAAACAAATGAAAAACTGGATAAAGATGTTTTCCGCAGGGACCTTGGAAATTTAACAGATGCATATGAAAATATTTTAGCGAGACTGGGAGGCCAAACCGTATGTACAAAGTAA
- the purL gene encoding phosphoribosylformylglycinamidine synthase subunit PurL — MSLMLEPSPEQLKAQKVYKEMGLSDDEFAMIEKIIGRLPNYTEIGLFSVMWSEHCSYKNSKPVLSKFPTTGEKVLQGPGEGAGIVDIGDGQAVVFKIESHNHPSAIEPYQGAATGVGGIIRDVFSMGARPVALLNSLRFGELDSPRVRYLFKEVVAGIAGYGNCIGIPTVGGEVQFDSSYEGNPLVNAMCVGLIDHKDIKKGQAHGVGNTVMYVGAKTGRDGIHGATFASEELTDQSESKRPAVQVGDPFMEKLLLEACLELVQSDALVGIQDMGAAGLTSSSAEMASKAGSGIEMNLDLVPQRETGMTAYEMMLSESQERMLIVVKKGREQEIVDLFSKYGLEAVSIGKVTDDKMLRLTHQGEVVAELPVDALAEDAPVYHKPSTEPEYFREFQAMENEIPAVEDYKETLVKLLQQPTIASKEWVYDQYDYMVRTNTVVAPGSDAAVIRIRGTRKGLAMTTDCNSRYMYLDPETGGKIAVAEAARNIICSGGQPLAITDNLNFGNPEKPEIFWQIEKAADGISEACRTLNTPVIGGNVSLYNETNGTAIYPTPVIGMVGLVDDIDHVTTQSFKAAGDLIYLVGETKDEFGGSELQKMVHGRIFGKAPELDLEKEEKAQEQILQAIRSGLVASAHDVAEGGLAVAAAESLIGSKGLGADIRVTGNATSALFSESQSRFLLSVKKENQEAFERLVDAVLIGEVTEAPVLYMSNEEGLVLAEQVDVLKQAWKGAIPCLLK; from the coding sequence ATGTCGTTAATGCTTGAGCCAAGTCCGGAACAGTTAAAGGCACAGAAGGTATACAAAGAAATGGGTTTGTCTGATGACGAATTTGCGATGATTGAAAAGATTATCGGGCGTTTGCCAAATTACACAGAAATCGGTTTGTTTTCGGTTATGTGGTCAGAGCATTGCAGCTATAAAAACTCAAAGCCCGTTTTAAGCAAGTTCCCGACAACAGGAGAGAAAGTACTTCAGGGACCAGGGGAAGGAGCTGGAATTGTTGATATCGGCGACGGGCAAGCAGTTGTTTTTAAAATTGAAAGCCATAACCATCCGTCTGCAATCGAGCCTTACCAGGGGGCAGCAACAGGTGTCGGCGGGATTATCCGTGATGTATTTTCAATGGGCGCAAGACCGGTCGCGCTCCTCAACTCTTTACGCTTTGGAGAATTGGATTCTCCTCGTGTACGGTACCTTTTTAAAGAAGTAGTCGCAGGCATTGCAGGCTACGGTAACTGCATCGGCATTCCAACAGTCGGGGGAGAAGTGCAGTTTGATTCCTCATATGAAGGAAATCCGCTTGTAAACGCTATGTGTGTCGGCTTAATCGACCATAAGGATATTAAAAAAGGCCAGGCCCACGGAGTAGGCAACACAGTCATGTATGTTGGTGCGAAAACTGGACGTGACGGTATCCATGGAGCTACTTTTGCATCTGAAGAATTAACAGACCAATCAGAATCAAAGCGTCCGGCTGTCCAGGTTGGCGATCCATTCATGGAAAAGCTCCTGCTCGAAGCATGTCTTGAACTGGTCCAGTCTGATGCACTTGTTGGCATTCAGGATATGGGAGCTGCCGGTCTGACAAGCTCTTCTGCTGAGATGGCCAGCAAGGCAGGATCGGGAATTGAAATGAATCTTGACCTTGTTCCTCAAAGGGAAACTGGCATGACTGCATATGAAATGATGCTTTCTGAGTCTCAGGAGAGAATGCTGATTGTCGTGAAAAAAGGACGCGAGCAGGAAATCGTTGATTTGTTTTCCAAGTATGGACTGGAAGCCGTTTCTATCGGCAAAGTAACTGATGATAAAATGCTCCGCCTGACTCATCAGGGAGAAGTGGTAGCAGAGCTGCCGGTTGATGCACTTGCAGAGGATGCGCCGGTTTATCATAAGCCATCAACTGAGCCGGAATACTTCCGGGAATTCCAGGCGATGGAAAATGAAATTCCTGCGGTTGAAGATTATAAAGAAACATTGGTAAAGCTACTTCAGCAGCCGACAATCGCCAGCAAGGAATGGGTTTATGACCAGTACGACTATATGGTGCGCACCAATACAGTAGTGGCACCCGGTTCAGATGCAGCAGTGATTCGCATCCGCGGCACCCGCAAAGGATTGGCAATGACGACAGACTGCAATTCCCGTTATATGTATCTTGATCCTGAAACAGGCGGGAAAATTGCTGTGGCTGAAGCAGCTAGAAATATCATTTGCTCCGGCGGCCAGCCATTGGCAATAACGGATAATCTGAACTTCGGAAACCCGGAGAAGCCTGAAATCTTCTGGCAAATCGAAAAAGCGGCAGACGGAATCAGTGAAGCATGCCGCACATTAAATACGCCAGTTATCGGCGGAAACGTCTCATTATATAACGAAACAAACGGAACAGCTATTTATCCAACGCCTGTTATCGGAATGGTCGGGCTTGTAGATGACATTGATCATGTGACAACCCAATCATTTAAAGCAGCTGGGGATTTAATTTATCTGGTTGGCGAAACAAAGGATGAATTTGGAGGCAGTGAGCTGCAGAAGATGGTACACGGCAGGATTTTTGGAAAAGCGCCTGAGCTCGATCTCGAAAAAGAAGAAAAGGCACAGGAACAAATTTTACAAGCCATCCGTTCAGGACTTGTTGCCTCTGCGCACGATGTGGCAGAAGGCGGACTGGCAGTAGCTGCTGCGGAAAGCCTGATTGGTTCAAAAGGTCTGGGAGCGGACATCCGGGTAACAGGAAATGCGACTTCAGCTTTATTCAGTGAATCACAATCCCGTTTCCTGCTATCTGTAAAAAAAGAAAACCAGGAAGCATTTGAACGGTTAGTAGATGCGGTACTAATCGGTGAAGTAACCGAAGCACCTGTACTTTATATGTCTAATGAAGAGGGCCTAGTGCTTGCCGAACAGGTTGACGTTCTGAAGCAGGCCTGGAAAGGAGCTATTCCATGCTTGCTGAAATAA
- the purB gene encoding adenylosuccinate lyase: MIERYTRPEMGAIWTEENRFQAWLEVEILACEAWAELGDIPKEDVQKIRENASFNIDRIKEIEEETRHDVVAFTRAVSETLGEERKWVHYGLTSTDVVDTALSYLIKQANDILLKDIERFVEILKNKAQEHKHTVMMGRTHGVHAEPTTFGLKLALWYEEMKRNLERFKEAAAGVEFGKISGAVGTYANIDPFVEKYVCEKLGIQPAPISTQTLQRDRHAHYMGALALVATSIEKFATEIRGLQKSETREVEEFFAKGQKGSSAMPHKRNPIGSENMTGMARVIRGYMMTAYENVALWHERDISHSSAERIILPDATIALNYMLNRFGNIVKNLTVFPENMKRNMDRTLGLIYSQRVLLALIDKGMTREEAYDTVQPRAMEAWEKQVQFRSLIEQDETITSKLSEAEIDDCFDYNYHIKHVDTIFDRLGL, from the coding sequence ATGATTGAACGTTATACGAGACCGGAAATGGGAGCTATCTGGACAGAAGAAAACCGCTTTCAGGCTTGGCTTGAGGTAGAAATACTTGCCTGTGAAGCCTGGGCTGAATTAGGAGATATTCCTAAAGAAGATGTTCAGAAAATCCGGGAAAATGCTTCCTTTAATATTGACCGCATTAAAGAAATCGAAGAGGAAACACGGCATGATGTTGTCGCTTTTACTCGGGCGGTATCTGAAACACTTGGCGAAGAGCGCAAATGGGTTCATTACGGGCTTACTTCCACAGATGTCGTTGACACGGCGCTTTCTTACTTAATCAAGCAGGCGAATGATATTCTTCTAAAAGATATTGAACGCTTTGTGGAAATCCTGAAAAACAAAGCACAGGAGCACAAGCATACAGTGATGATGGGCCGCACGCATGGTGTTCATGCAGAACCTACAACATTCGGTTTGAAGCTCGCGCTATGGTATGAAGAAATGAAGCGTAATCTGGAACGCTTTAAAGAAGCAGCGGCTGGTGTAGAGTTCGGTAAAATCTCCGGTGCCGTTGGAACATATGCAAATATCGATCCTTTCGTTGAAAAATATGTGTGTGAAAAGCTGGGCATCCAGCCAGCGCCAATCTCTACACAAACACTTCAGCGTGACCGTCATGCACATTATATGGGGGCGCTTGCGCTGGTAGCCACTTCAATTGAAAAATTTGCAACGGAGATTCGCGGCCTGCAAAAAAGTGAAACGCGTGAAGTGGAAGAGTTCTTCGCAAAAGGCCAAAAGGGATCATCAGCTATGCCGCACAAACGCAATCCAATTGGTTCAGAAAATATGACGGGGATGGCAAGAGTGATCCGCGGCTATATGATGACTGCTTATGAAAATGTGGCATTATGGCATGAGCGTGATATTTCCCACTCATCAGCTGAAAGAATCATCCTGCCTGACGCTACAATTGCACTGAACTATATGCTGAACCGCTTTGGGAATATCGTAAAGAACTTAACAGTTTTCCCGGAAAACATGAAACGCAATATGGACCGTACTTTAGGGCTGATTTACTCTCAGCGTGTTCTTCTTGCCTTAATTGATAAGGGCATGACTCGTGAAGAGGCATATGACACTGTCCAGCCGCGGGCCATGGAGGCATGGGAAAAGCAGGTGCAGTTCCGCAGCCTGATCGAGCAGGACGAGACCATTACATCGAAGCTATCCGAAGCAGAAATAGATGACTGCTTTGACTATAACTACCACATCAAGCATGTGGATACTATATTTGACCGTCTGGGTTTATAA
- a CDS encoding DUF2179 domain-containing protein, with protein MLENSFIMVAIILIINIVYVSFFTIRMILTLKGQRYLAAFISTIEVVIYVIGLGLVLDNLNEIQNLIAYAVGYGIGVIVGMKIEEKLALGYITVNVITKEYDRDLPKALREKGYGVTNWAANGLEGDRMALQILTPRKYELKLYQTIKELDPKAFIIAYEPKTIHGGFWVKSVKRGKLSQ; from the coding sequence TTGCTGGAAAACAGTTTTATTATGGTCGCTATTATTTTGATCATTAATATCGTATATGTATCATTTTTTACTATCAGGATGATTCTGACGCTTAAGGGACAGCGTTACCTAGCAGCTTTTATAAGCACCATCGAAGTTGTTATCTATGTCATAGGGTTAGGGCTGGTTCTGGATAACCTGAATGAAATACAAAATCTGATTGCTTATGCAGTCGGTTATGGAATCGGCGTTATTGTCGGCATGAAAATTGAAGAGAAGCTGGCTCTTGGCTATATTACCGTAAATGTAATTACTAAAGAATATGACAGAGACCTGCCTAAAGCTTTAAGGGAGAAAGGGTATGGCGTAACCAACTGGGCTGCCAATGGTCTTGAAGGTGATCGGATGGCCCTGCAGATTCTGACACCGAGAAAATATGAATTAAAGCTTTATCAGACGATTAAAGAGCTGGATCCTAAGGCCTTTATCATCGCTTATGAGCCAAAAACGATTCATGGCGGCTTCTGGGTGAAATCAGTTAAGAGAGGAAAGTTGTCTCAATGA
- the purK gene encoding 5-(carboxyamino)imidazole ribonucleotide synthase produces MNLSNTTILPGQTIGIIGGGQLGRMMALAAKANGFRIAVLDPAEDSPCGQIADIKILGEYGHLDSIKELAKVSDVVTYEFENISAEALEWLCANAYVPQGSEVLEITQDRTKEKAAIQKAGCEVAPYAVITTEKDIYDNIEKLGYPAVLKTSRGGYDGKGQVVIKSGQDIKKAAQLLENGECVLEKWIAFEKEISVIICRNISGEKAVFPVGENVHKENILHQTIVPAMITADAEERAVNAANQLAEALNLVGTLAVEMFLTRDGQIYINELAPRPHNSGHYSIEACETSQFEQHIRAVCNWPLGSTELLKPAVMVNILGEHQESLIKKIPDLDDWKIHLYGKKDAKYKRKMGHVTLLRNSAEEALEEAEKSGIWTPVKEKIGG; encoded by the coding sequence ATGAACTTGTCTAATACAACCATTTTACCAGGACAAACAATTGGAATTATTGGCGGGGGACAGCTTGGCAGAATGATGGCCCTGGCAGCTAAGGCAAATGGCTTCAGGATTGCCGTTTTGGATCCGGCAGAAGATTCTCCTTGCGGCCAGATTGCGGATATTAAAATCCTTGGCGAATACGGACATTTAGATTCTATAAAAGAGCTGGCGAAAGTAAGTGATGTTGTCACTTATGAGTTTGAAAACATCAGTGCTGAGGCTCTTGAGTGGCTATGTGCAAATGCGTACGTCCCACAGGGGAGCGAGGTGCTGGAGATTACCCAGGACCGGACAAAGGAAAAAGCAGCCATCCAAAAAGCTGGCTGTGAGGTAGCGCCATATGCGGTCATTACGACTGAAAAAGACATTTATGATAATATAGAAAAGCTTGGCTATCCAGCCGTATTAAAGACTTCCAGAGGCGGATATGACGGAAAAGGGCAAGTTGTGATAAAGAGCGGGCAGGATATTAAGAAAGCTGCACAGCTCCTTGAGAATGGCGAGTGTGTCCTTGAAAAATGGATCGCTTTCGAAAAGGAAATATCGGTTATTATCTGCCGGAATATTTCGGGTGAAAAAGCGGTATTCCCAGTCGGGGAAAATGTCCATAAAGAAAACATTCTGCACCAGACCATTGTGCCGGCCATGATCACAGCTGATGCTGAGGAACGGGCAGTAAATGCAGCAAACCAGCTGGCAGAAGCTTTAAACCTTGTCGGTACACTGGCAGTCGAAATGTTTCTGACAAGAGACGGCCAGATTTACATTAACGAGCTTGCGCCCCGTCCGCATAACTCAGGCCATTATTCGATTGAAGCCTGCGAGACCTCTCAGTTTGAACAGCACATCCGCGCGGTATGCAATTGGCCGCTTGGCAGCACGGAGCTATTAAAACCGGCTGTTATGGTAAACATACTAGGAGAGCACCAGGAGTCTTTAATAAAGAAAATACCTGACTTGGATGACTGGAAGATACACCTGTACGGAAAAAAGGATGCCAAATATAAACGCAAGATGGGCCATGTCACGCTTCTGCGGAACTCTGCCGAAGAGGCACTTGAAGAAGCAGAAAAAAGCGGCATTTGGACACCTGTGAAGGAAAAGATCGGAGGATAA
- the purM gene encoding phosphoribosylformylglycinamidine cyclo-ligase, producing MANAYKQAGVDIEAGYEAVSRMKKHVQKTIRPGVLGGLGGFGGMFDLSELNLKEPVLVSGTDGVGTKLMLAFMMDKHDTIGIDAVAMCVNDIVVQGAEPLYFLDYIACGKAAPERIEAIVKGIADGCEQAGCALVGGETAEMPGMYSEEEYDLAGFAVGACEKSSLINSADIKAGDVLIGLASSGIHSNGYSLVRKLFFEKANMTLTDHVEELGCTLGEELLRPTKIYVKPLLSAMKQFKLKGMAHITGGGFIENIPRMLPEGLGAKLTESNWEVPPVFTVMEKIGGLERKEMYNIFNMGTGMVIAADKEMADELIAYFNEIGENAYLMGTVTDQEGIEIL from the coding sequence ATGGCAAATGCATATAAACAGGCCGGAGTAGATATTGAAGCTGGCTATGAAGCAGTTTCGCGCATGAAAAAGCACGTACAGAAGACGATTCGTCCGGGTGTGCTCGGCGGTTTGGGCGGATTTGGCGGCATGTTCGATCTATCTGAACTAAACCTGAAGGAACCGGTTTTAGTATCAGGAACAGATGGTGTCGGCACGAAGCTGATGCTTGCTTTTATGATGGATAAGCATGACACGATTGGGATTGATGCGGTCGCCATGTGTGTAAATGATATTGTCGTACAGGGAGCAGAGCCTCTTTATTTCCTGGATTACATCGCCTGCGGAAAAGCAGCGCCTGAACGGATTGAAGCGATTGTGAAAGGCATTGCAGATGGCTGCGAACAGGCCGGGTGTGCACTTGTAGGCGGTGAAACTGCCGAAATGCCTGGCATGTACAGTGAGGAAGAATATGACCTTGCCGGATTTGCGGTCGGTGCCTGTGAAAAATCCAGCCTGATTAATAGTGCAGACATCAAAGCAGGAGATGTGCTGATCGGCCTTGCCTCAAGCGGAATTCACAGCAATGGCTATTCACTTGTCAGAAAGCTGTTTTTTGAAAAAGCAAATATGACCTTAACAGATCATGTAGAAGAATTAGGATGCACTCTAGGGGAAGAGCTGCTTCGCCCTACAAAAATATATGTAAAACCGCTTCTGTCAGCTATGAAGCAGTTCAAGCTGAAGGGCATGGCACATATTACAGGCGGCGGATTTATTGAAAATATCCCCCGCATGCTGCCTGAAGGTCTTGGCGCCAAGCTTACTGAAAGCAATTGGGAAGTGCCCCCAGTATTTACGGTGATGGAGAAGATCGGCGGACTGGAACGCAAGGAAATGTACAATATTTTTAATATGGGAACAGGCATGGTGATTGCGGCAGATAAAGAAATGGCTGATGAACTGATTGCCTATTTTAATGAAATTGGCGAAAATGCCTATCTAATGGGGACTGTAACGGATCAGGAAGGAATTGAAATTCTGTAA
- the purS gene encoding phosphoribosylformylglycinamidine synthase subunit PurS, whose amino-acid sequence MYKVKVFVTLRESVLDPQGTVVKNSLHSMNYSEVSDVRIGKYMELTVEKSDRPVEEAVKEMCERLLANVVIEDYRFEIEEAVAQ is encoded by the coding sequence ATGTACAAAGTAAAAGTTTTCGTCACATTAAGAGAAAGTGTTCTAGATCCTCAAGGAACCGTTGTAAAAAACTCTCTGCATTCCATGAACTACAGCGAAGTGTCTGATGTGCGCATTGGAAAATACATGGAACTGACAGTGGAAAAAAGCGACCGTCCTGTTGAAGAAGCTGTGAAGGAAATGTGTGAGCGCTTATTGGCTAATGTTGTGATTGAAGATTACCGCTTTGAGATTGAGGAGGCTGTTGCTCAGTGA
- the purQ gene encoding phosphoribosylformylglycinamidine synthase subunit PurQ yields the protein MKFAVIVFPGSNCDIDMYHAVKDELGEEAEYVWHDAESLDEYDGILLPGGFSYGDYLRSGAVARFSNVMKEVVKAAEAGKPILGVCNGFQILLEAGLLPGAMRRNDSLKFICRTVELKVENNDTMFSSSYKKGEVINIPIAHGEGNYYCDEATLEALKANNQIVFTYNETNPNGSLENIAGIVNEKGNVLGMMPHPERAVDELLGGADGLKLFQSIVKQWREAYVVNA from the coding sequence GTGAAGTTCGCTGTGATTGTTTTTCCAGGGTCCAATTGTGACATTGATATGTACCATGCAGTAAAGGATGAACTTGGAGAGGAAGCTGAATATGTCTGGCATGACGCGGAAAGCTTAGACGAATATGACGGCATTCTTCTTCCCGGCGGTTTCTCTTACGGAGATTATCTTCGTTCGGGTGCTGTCGCACGCTTCAGCAATGTCATGAAAGAAGTAGTGAAAGCGGCTGAAGCAGGCAAGCCGATTTTGGGTGTCTGCAACGGATTTCAAATCCTGCTTGAAGCCGGTCTTCTGCCGGGGGCAATGAGAAGAAACGACAGCCTGAAATTCATTTGCCGCACGGTCGAATTGAAGGTTGAAAACAATGACACGATGTTTTCTTCCTCATACAAAAAAGGCGAGGTAATCAATATCCCAATCGCCCATGGCGAAGGTAACTATTATTGTGACGAAGCAACTTTAGAGGCTTTAAAGGCAAATAATCAGATTGTCTTTACTTATAACGAAACAAACCCAAATGGCAGCCTGGAAAACATCGCAGGCATTGTCAATGAAAAGGGAAATGTACTCGGCATGATGCCGCACCCTGAAAGAGCCGTAGATGAGCTTTTAGGAGGAGCAGATGGCCTGAAACTTTTTCAATCAATCGTAAAACAATGGAGGGAAGCATATGTCGTTAATGCTTGA
- the purF gene encoding amidophosphoribosyltransferase, translating to MLAEIRGLNEECGVFGIWGHQDASQITYYGLHSLQHRGQEGTGMVVTDGKKLKGMKGEGLVTEIFTADAMKELEGKAAIGHVRYATAGGGGYENVQPLLFNSQSGSLALCHNGNLVNATALKHQLEGQGSIFQTSSDTEVLAHLIKRAGFSSLKDRVKNALSMIKGAYAFLIMTETELMVALDPNGMRPLSLGKIGDAYAVASETCAFDVVGAEYIRDILPGELLIIDDNGFRSEMFAMASNIAMCTMEYVYFSRPDSNINGINVHTARKNLGKQLAFEAPIEGDVVTGVPDSSISVAIGYAEASGIPYEMGLIKNRYVGRTFIQPSQSLREQGVKMKLSPVRGVVEGKRVIMVDDSIVRGTTSRRIVTMLKEAGATEVHVLISSPPIKNPCFYGIDTSTKEELIAGNHSVEEIREIIGADTLTFLSTEGMVKAIGRKDGQCLACFTGQYPTEIYPSTLHPYEKV from the coding sequence ATGCTTGCTGAAATAAGAGGACTAAATGAAGAGTGCGGTGTTTTTGGAATCTGGGGGCATCAGGATGCCTCCCAGATTACGTATTACGGGCTTCACAGTCTGCAGCACCGCGGCCAGGAAGGTACCGGAATGGTCGTTACAGATGGGAAGAAGCTGAAAGGCATGAAAGGCGAAGGCCTGGTGACAGAAATCTTTACTGCAGATGCCATGAAGGAGCTGGAAGGGAAGGCGGCAATCGGGCATGTGCGCTATGCGACTGCCGGCGGGGGAGGATATGAAAATGTCCAGCCTCTGCTATTCAACTCACAAAGCGGAAGTCTTGCGCTTTGCCATAACGGAAACCTGGTGAATGCGACTGCCTTGAAGCATCAGCTTGAAGGACAAGGAAGTATTTTTCAAACAAGCTCGGATACAGAGGTGCTGGCACACTTAATTAAGCGTGCAGGCTTCTCTTCTCTAAAGGACCGTGTCAAAAATGCTTTATCCATGATTAAAGGGGCTTATGCTTTTCTGATCATGACCGAAACAGAGCTGATGGTTGCGCTGGATCCGAACGGCATGAGGCCGCTCTCACTTGGCAAAATTGGCGATGCTTATGCGGTTGCATCTGAAACATGTGCTTTTGATGTTGTCGGTGCAGAGTATATCCGCGATATTCTGCCAGGAGAACTGCTGATCATTGACGACAATGGATTCCGTTCTGAAATGTTTGCAATGGCTTCTAATATTGCAATGTGTACAATGGAATATGTTTATTTTTCCCGTCCGGACAGTAATATCAACGGGATCAACGTTCATACAGCCCGGAAAAATCTTGGGAAGCAGCTCGCTTTTGAGGCTCCAATTGAAGGGGACGTCGTTACAGGTGTACCTGACTCAAGCATCTCTGTTGCGATTGGCTATGCAGAAGCTTCAGGCATTCCATACGAGATGGGTCTGATCAAAAACCGCTATGTTGGCCGGACTTTTATCCAGCCATCTCAGTCGCTGCGTGAGCAAGGCGTAAAAATGAAGCTGTCTCCGGTACGAGGAGTCGTAGAAGGAAAGAGAGTCATTATGGTCGATGATTCGATCGTCCGAGGCACAACAAGCAGACGGATCGTCACCATGCTGAAAGAAGCGGGAGCTACAGAGGTGCATGTGCTTATCAGCTCACCGCCGATTAAAAATCCATGCTTCTATGGAATCGATACTTCTACAAAGGAAGAACTGATTGCAGGCAATCATTCTGTTGAGGAAATAAGAGAAATCATTGGTGCGGACACACTGACCTTTTTAAGTACAGAGGGCATGGTCAAAGCAATCGGCCGAAAAGACGGACAATGCCTGGCTTGCTTTACAGGCCAGTATCCGACGGAGATTTATCCAAGCACTTTGCATCCTTATGAAAAGGTATAA